Proteins from one Haloarchaeobius litoreus genomic window:
- a CDS encoding histone deacetylase family protein, giving the protein MKFGYSPRCLEHDTGPRHPETPDRLRAIREGLKRKHGVEYVDPDPATVEAITNVHESDYIEAVREFCADGGGDWDPDTTAVEESWDAMLKSAGSAQWVALSALDGEQGRETPFSLGRPPGHHAIYDDAMGFCFVNNVAVAAQTAIDERDVERVAIVDWDVHHGNGTQDIFYDRDDVFFASVHEDGLYPGTGDVEETGEGDGEGTTMNVPLPAGADTSDYATVFERAVEPAIERFDPGLLLVSAGFDAHRHDPISRMRLSTEGYAVLTDRLRSCCERVDAPIGFILEGGYGLDVLADGVAIVHETFDGRDPLDPEEAVTDDVVELLDEVRAAHNLD; this is encoded by the coding sequence ATGAAGTTCGGATACAGCCCCCGCTGTCTCGAGCACGACACCGGCCCACGACACCCCGAGACGCCGGACCGGTTGCGGGCCATCCGGGAGGGGCTGAAGCGCAAGCACGGCGTCGAGTACGTCGACCCGGACCCGGCGACGGTCGAGGCCATCACGAACGTCCACGAGAGCGACTACATCGAGGCGGTCCGCGAGTTCTGCGCCGACGGCGGGGGCGACTGGGACCCCGACACGACCGCCGTCGAGGAGTCCTGGGACGCCATGCTGAAGAGCGCGGGGAGCGCGCAGTGGGTCGCGCTCAGCGCGCTCGACGGCGAGCAGGGCCGGGAGACGCCGTTCTCGCTCGGCCGGCCGCCGGGCCACCACGCAATCTACGACGACGCGATGGGGTTCTGTTTCGTCAACAACGTCGCTGTCGCCGCCCAGACGGCCATCGACGAGCGGGACGTAGAGCGCGTCGCCATCGTCGACTGGGACGTCCACCACGGCAACGGCACGCAGGACATCTTCTACGACCGCGACGACGTGTTCTTCGCGTCGGTCCACGAGGACGGCCTCTACCCCGGGACCGGCGACGTCGAGGAGACCGGCGAGGGCGACGGCGAGGGGACGACGATGAACGTTCCCCTGCCGGCCGGTGCCGACACGAGCGACTACGCCACCGTCTTCGAGCGCGCGGTCGAGCCGGCCATCGAGCGGTTCGACCCCGGGCTCCTGCTCGTCAGTGCGGGTTTCGACGCGCATCGACACGACCCGATCTCGCGGATGCGCCTCTCGACGGAGGGCTACGCGGTTCTTACCGACCGCCTCCGCAGCTGCTGCGAGCGCGTCGATGCACCCATCGGGTTCATCCTCGAGGGGGGCTACGGCCTGGACGTGCTCGCCGACGGGGTCGCGATAGTCCACGAGACGTTCGACGGCCGCGACCCCCTCGACCCCGAGGAGGCGGTCACCGATGATGTCGTCGAGCTGCTCGACGAGGTCCGCGCGGCACACAACCTCGACTGA